A genomic stretch from Streptosporangiales bacterium includes:
- a CDS encoding ATP-binding cassette domain-containing protein, which produces MDAVLAGRGLVKRFGTTTALGGVDVTVRRGEAIGVMGPSGSGKSTLLHCLAGIVSADAGEVLLDGARIDDRSEEARSILRRTAFGFVFQFGQLLPELPAEENVALPLMLDGVRRVEAVARARTWFGPLGLAGLERRRPGELSGGQAQRVAIARAVVARPSVVFADEPTGALDQTTGHETMNVLVDVTRRNHAALVVVTHDPKVARWCDRVVEMRDGGIVQVWEAPRRERVHV; this is translated from the coding sequence GTGGATGCGGTCCTGGCGGGCCGGGGACTGGTCAAGCGGTTCGGTACGACGACGGCGCTCGGCGGGGTGGACGTCACTGTCAGGCGCGGCGAGGCGATCGGGGTGATGGGGCCGAGCGGCTCCGGTAAGTCGACGCTGCTGCACTGCCTCGCCGGCATCGTCTCGGCGGACGCGGGTGAGGTGCTGCTCGACGGCGCCAGGATCGACGACCGGAGCGAGGAGGCGCGCAGCATTCTGCGGCGCACGGCGTTCGGGTTCGTCTTCCAGTTCGGCCAGCTCCTCCCCGAGCTCCCGGCCGAGGAGAACGTCGCGCTGCCGTTGATGCTCGACGGCGTGCGCAGGGTCGAGGCCGTGGCGCGGGCGCGCACGTGGTTCGGGCCGCTAGGGCTCGCGGGACTCGAGCGCCGGCGGCCCGGCGAACTGTCGGGTGGGCAGGCGCAGCGCGTCGCGATCGCCAGGGCCGTCGTCGCCCGACCGTCGGTGGTCTTCGCCGACGAGCCGACGGGCGCGCTCGACCAGACCACGGGCCACGAGACGATGAACGTCCTCGTCGACGTGACCAGGCGCAACCACGCGGCGCTCGTGGTCGTCACCCACGACCCGAAGGTCGCGCGCTGGTGCGACCGGGTCGTCGAGATGCGCGACGGCGGCATCGTCCAGGTCTGGGAGGCGCCGCGCCGCGAGCGGGTGCACGTATGA
- a CDS encoding FtsX-like permease family protein: MRSALALSWRLLRYGDRSNRISAFLVLAAVTASTALLMFAIAANQAFTDRAEREAWRYPQENARGSAIQALSTDYVRGRPIAVVELAAVDPDNAPVPPGADTFPKPGEVWLSPGLAALASDLPEDELANRFPEASARHRLGDAALVYPDELVAVVGRSADDPSMHAERFMDDGVRTPVHVSGYGSAADTEFSATTNYALLAKVATVLMVVPLLVFGGAAARLTVARRDQRLAALRLVGATPRQVVAMTVAEAVITAAAGAALGIGLYAASMPLLARIEMMGGTWFVADMWPGVLWTLAALVGVPLLVGASAVVGLRRVVVSPLGVANRHTPPGLKVVRAVVALALLVTFPIVARMAGQVSAGIVIALLGLAFLGLNLVGPWVVGIIGRVAAATARRPHRLLAGRRLVDDPRAAWRTVSGVALVGFVAGLLSLFDPNGAYGLSTDTSRLTADVPAAVAESTATRVRDALEEARAPATVSVTDVRPSGNRTVEVVPRSGGDVDRVRTVLTGTAPGHVFTTRLDQQRMTITLLGDVRTGALIVLVVCFVIAIVSAAITAVSSVLDRRRTYAQLRLAGTPLSVLDRARLQETMIPLAVMGGGSLAAGMLCGLPLAISSPATPYGLMLFATFVVVGTLGVVGANLLSRPLLRAVTTSPNPQPD, from the coding sequence ATGAGGTCCGCGCTCGCGCTGAGCTGGCGACTGCTGCGCTACGGCGACCGGAGCAACCGGATCAGTGCGTTCCTCGTGCTCGCCGCGGTGACGGCGTCCACCGCGCTGCTGATGTTCGCGATCGCGGCGAACCAGGCGTTCACCGACCGCGCCGAGCGCGAGGCCTGGCGGTACCCGCAGGAGAACGCCCGCGGGTCGGCGATCCAGGCACTGAGCACCGACTACGTACGCGGACGGCCGATCGCCGTGGTCGAGCTGGCGGCCGTCGACCCCGACAACGCCCCGGTGCCGCCCGGGGCGGACACGTTCCCGAAGCCCGGCGAGGTGTGGTTGTCGCCGGGCCTTGCCGCGCTCGCCTCCGATCTGCCTGAGGACGAGCTGGCGAACCGCTTTCCCGAGGCGTCCGCGCGGCACCGACTCGGCGACGCGGCGCTGGTGTACCCGGACGAGCTCGTCGCCGTCGTCGGCCGGTCGGCCGACGACCCGTCGATGCATGCCGAGCGGTTCATGGACGACGGTGTGCGGACACCGGTGCACGTCTCCGGGTACGGCTCCGCTGCCGACACGGAGTTCAGCGCCACGACGAACTACGCGCTGCTGGCGAAGGTCGCCACGGTCCTGATGGTGGTCCCGTTGCTCGTGTTCGGCGGCGCGGCGGCGAGGCTCACCGTGGCGCGGCGTGACCAGCGCCTCGCGGCGCTGCGCCTCGTCGGCGCCACGCCCCGGCAGGTGGTCGCCATGACCGTCGCGGAGGCGGTGATCACCGCGGCCGCGGGCGCGGCCCTCGGGATCGGGTTGTACGCGGCGTCGATGCCGCTGCTCGCCCGCATCGAGATGATGGGCGGCACCTGGTTCGTCGCCGACATGTGGCCGGGTGTGCTCTGGACACTGGCCGCGCTGGTCGGTGTCCCGCTGCTCGTCGGCGCCAGTGCCGTCGTCGGGCTGCGTCGGGTGGTGGTGAGCCCGCTGGGCGTGGCGAACCGGCACACGCCGCCGGGTCTGAAGGTGGTCCGCGCCGTCGTCGCACTCGCCCTGCTCGTCACGTTCCCGATCGTCGCGCGGATGGCCGGCCAGGTCTCGGCCGGGATCGTCATCGCCCTTCTCGGACTCGCCTTCCTCGGCCTCAACCTCGTCGGGCCGTGGGTCGTCGGCATCATCGGCCGCGTCGCCGCGGCGACGGCCAGACGTCCGCATCGACTGCTCGCGGGCCGTCGCCTGGTCGACGACCCGCGAGCCGCGTGGCGCACGGTGAGTGGTGTCGCGCTGGTCGGGTTCGTCGCGGGACTCCTGTCGCTGTTCGACCCGAACGGTGCGTACGGCCTGAGCACCGACACCTCGCGGCTGACCGCGGACGTGCCCGCCGCCGTCGCCGAGAGCACCGCCACCCGCGTGCGCGACGCTCTCGAGGAGGCCCGGGCACCAGCCACGGTGTCCGTCACCGACGTCCGGCCGAGCGGCAACCGCACGGTCGAGGTGGTCCCGAGGTCCGGCGGCGACGTCGACAGGGTCAGGACCGTGCTGACGGGTACCGCGCCGGGCCACGTGTTCACGACGCGGCTGGACCAGCAGCGGATGACGATCACGCTGCTCGGCGACGTCAGGACCGGAGCGCTGATCGTCCTCGTCGTGTGCTTCGTCATCGCCATCGTCAGTGCCGCCATCACCGCGGTGTCCTCGGTGCTCGACCGGCGGCGCACGTACGCACAGCTGCGCCTGGCCGGCACGCCGCTGTCCGTGCTCGACCGTGCGCGCCTGCAGGAGACGATGATCCCGCTCGCGGTGATGGGCGGTGGCTCCCTCGCCGCCGGGATGCTCTGCGGCCTCCCGCTCGCCATATCCAGCCCCGCGACGCCGTACGGACTGATGCTCTTCGCGACGTTCGTCGTGGTCGGCACCCTCGGCGTGGTCGGCGCGAACCTGCTCAGTCGCCCGCTCCTGCGCGCGGTGACGACGTCCCCGAACCCGCAGCCCGACTAG
- a CDS encoding ATP-dependent helicase, with the protein MSGTESVLGAFSPVTRAWFTAAFAEPTAAQEGAWRAASAGEHPLVVAPTGSGKTLAAFLWAVDRLVSEPRPDDPKARCRVLYVSPLKALAVDVERNLRAPLTGIRHAGTRLGVDVPEVTVGIRSGDTPADQRRRLATRPPDILITTPESLFLLLTSQAREALRGIETVIVDEVHAVAATKRGAHLALSLERLDALLPEPAQRIGLSATVRPVDEVARFLGGTSRRVTVVQPPADKQVDLRVVVPVEDMRELGNQSDDLTGSAAQAEPRNSIWPHVEEHVLDLVESHRSTIVFANSRRTAERLTARLNETWVERHEGTLDDDVKPAQIMAQSGTSRGALTEIARAHHGSVSKEQRAETEEALKAGRLPSVVATSSLELGIDMGAVDLVVQVEAPPSVASGLQRVGRAGHQVGAVSKGVLFPKYRGDLLATAVVAERMTAGLIEEMHYPRNPLDVLAQQIVAAVAVDEWTVDDMLALVRRAAPFEALPQSAYDAVLDMLSGRYPSDEFAELRPRVVWDRVAGTLTARPGAQRLAVVSGGTIPDRGLFGAFLVGERASRVGELDEEMVYESRVGDVFTLGSTSWRIEDITHDRVLVSPAPGQAGRLPFWKGDAVGRPAELGRALGAFSRELVALDPAAAADRLRAAGLDEWATANLLTYLGEQRQATGHVPDDRTLVVERFRDELGDWRVVVHSPFGAQVHAPWALVMTSRLRERYGVEAQAVHSDDGIVLRIPDTDEPPPDGLAVFDPADVEQLLTEEVGQSAMFASRFRECAARSLLLPRHRPGRRMPLWQQRQRSAQLLQVASKYATFPVVLETMRECLQDVFDVPGLVELLRDIERRKVRLVEVETPEPSPFAKSLLFGYLGAFIYETDAPLAERRAHALALDSSLLAELLGQAELRELLDPDSVAEVERELARLMPDRAARDAEDTADLLRMLGPLTTDEAVARGVRPAWLVDLEGQRRVVRVRVAGTERWAAIEDAGRLRDALGTPMPPGVPDAFLEPTVDPLGDLVSRYARTHGPFHVADVATHFGLGRAVVTGILQRLAAEGRVVEGEFRPGGAGTEWCDTGVLRRLRRRSLAALRQETEPVAQSALASFLPGWQHVGTGETLRGLDGLVRAVEQLSGAPVPASALESLLLPARVADYSPAMLDELMTSGEVVWTGCGALSGGDGWVSLALADSAHLVLPPPTDHEPTDLQQAVLDALAGGGALFFRQLSDRIGSLDDTDLATALWELVWAGRVTGDTLAPLRTMLDGGGAHKARRQAPRGRYASRRMRAPLPSRGGPPSTRGRWSTTAERETDATRRAHAVAEALLDRHGIVTRGAVAAERVPGGFAAVYRVLRAFEDTGRCRRGYFVEGLGAAQFATPGAVDRLRLAGDPRGDDDRRQVALALPATDPANPYGAALPWPDRPGESAAGHRPGRKAGALVVTLRGRLVLYVERGGRTLLSWTDDPEVLQPAVDALALAVRDGHLGKLSVERADGGSVRDSPLADALRTAGFHATPKGLRLRA; encoded by the coding sequence ATGAGCGGTACGGAGTCGGTGCTCGGGGCGTTCTCGCCGGTGACCAGGGCGTGGTTCACCGCGGCGTTCGCCGAGCCCACGGCCGCGCAGGAGGGCGCGTGGCGGGCGGCGAGCGCCGGCGAGCACCCGCTCGTCGTGGCGCCGACGGGGTCCGGCAAGACGCTCGCGGCGTTCCTGTGGGCGGTCGACCGGCTGGTCAGCGAGCCGCGTCCCGACGACCCGAAGGCCCGTTGCCGGGTCCTGTACGTCTCGCCGCTGAAGGCGCTGGCGGTCGACGTGGAGCGCAACCTCCGGGCCCCGCTCACCGGCATCAGGCACGCGGGCACCCGGCTGGGCGTCGACGTCCCCGAGGTCACGGTCGGCATCAGGTCCGGTGACACCCCGGCCGACCAGCGACGCCGGCTCGCCACCCGGCCGCCGGACATCCTGATCACCACGCCCGAGTCGCTGTTCCTGCTGCTCACGTCGCAGGCGCGCGAGGCGTTGCGCGGCATCGAGACCGTCATCGTCGACGAGGTCCACGCGGTGGCCGCCACCAAGCGGGGTGCCCACCTCGCGCTGTCGCTCGAACGCCTCGACGCGCTGCTGCCCGAGCCGGCTCAGCGCATCGGGCTGTCCGCGACCGTCCGCCCCGTCGACGAGGTCGCCCGGTTCCTCGGCGGCACGTCGCGGCGAGTCACCGTCGTGCAGCCACCGGCCGACAAGCAGGTCGACCTGCGGGTCGTCGTCCCCGTCGAGGACATGCGGGAGCTGGGCAACCAGTCCGACGATCTCACCGGCTCGGCCGCGCAGGCCGAGCCGCGCAACTCGATCTGGCCGCACGTCGAGGAGCACGTGCTCGACCTCGTCGAGTCGCACCGGTCCACGATCGTCTTCGCCAACTCCAGGCGCACGGCCGAGCGCCTCACCGCCAGGCTCAACGAGACCTGGGTCGAGCGGCACGAGGGCACGCTCGACGACGACGTGAAGCCCGCGCAGATCATGGCGCAGTCGGGCACGAGTCGCGGCGCGCTCACCGAGATCGCCCGCGCGCACCACGGCTCGGTGTCGAAGGAGCAGCGGGCCGAGACCGAGGAGGCACTGAAGGCCGGCCGGCTGCCGTCCGTCGTCGCCACCAGCAGCCTCGAGCTGGGCATCGACATGGGCGCCGTCGACCTCGTCGTGCAGGTCGAGGCGCCGCCGTCGGTCGCCAGTGGCCTGCAGCGGGTGGGGCGCGCCGGTCACCAGGTCGGCGCGGTGAGCAAGGGCGTGCTGTTCCCGAAGTACCGCGGCGACCTGCTCGCCACCGCGGTCGTCGCCGAGCGCATGACGGCCGGCCTCATCGAGGAGATGCACTACCCGCGCAACCCGCTCGACGTGCTCGCCCAGCAGATCGTCGCGGCCGTCGCCGTCGACGAGTGGACCGTCGACGACATGCTCGCGCTCGTCCGCCGGGCGGCGCCGTTCGAGGCGTTGCCGCAGTCGGCGTACGACGCGGTGCTCGACATGCTGTCCGGCCGCTATCCCAGCGACGAGTTCGCCGAGCTGCGGCCGCGCGTCGTCTGGGACCGCGTCGCCGGCACCCTCACCGCGCGTCCGGGCGCACAGCGGCTCGCGGTCGTGAGCGGCGGCACGATCCCCGACCGCGGGCTCTTCGGCGCGTTCCTCGTCGGCGAGCGGGCGTCACGGGTCGGCGAGCTCGACGAGGAGATGGTCTACGAGTCGCGCGTCGGCGACGTGTTCACGCTCGGCTCCACGTCGTGGCGCATCGAGGACATCACCCACGACCGCGTGCTCGTCTCCCCCGCGCCGGGTCAGGCCGGCCGGCTGCCGTTCTGGAAGGGCGACGCCGTCGGCCGTCCCGCCGAGCTCGGCCGGGCGCTCGGCGCGTTCAGCCGCGAACTGGTCGCGCTCGACCCGGCCGCCGCCGCCGACCGGCTGCGCGCCGCCGGGCTCGACGAGTGGGCGACGGCCAACCTGCTCACCTACCTCGGCGAGCAGCGGCAGGCCACGGGTCACGTGCCCGACGACCGCACCCTCGTCGTCGAACGGTTCCGCGACGAGCTCGGCGACTGGCGGGTGGTGGTGCACTCGCCGTTCGGCGCGCAGGTGCACGCCCCGTGGGCACTGGTGATGACGTCGCGGCTGCGTGAGCGCTACGGCGTCGAGGCGCAGGCGGTGCACTCCGACGACGGCATCGTGCTGCGCATCCCCGACACCGACGAGCCGCCGCCCGACGGCCTCGCGGTCTTCGACCCCGCCGACGTCGAGCAGCTGCTGACCGAGGAGGTCGGGCAGTCCGCGATGTTCGCGTCGCGCTTCCGCGAGTGCGCGGCCCGGTCGCTGCTGCTGCCGCGGCACCGACCGGGGCGCCGCATGCCGCTGTGGCAGCAGCGGCAGCGTTCCGCGCAGCTGCTGCAGGTGGCGAGCAAGTACGCCACGTTCCCCGTCGTGCTCGAGACCATGCGCGAGTGCCTGCAGGACGTCTTCGACGTCCCCGGCCTCGTCGAGCTGCTGCGCGACATCGAGCGCCGCAAGGTGCGCCTGGTCGAGGTAGAGACACCCGAGCCCTCCCCGTTCGCGAAGTCGCTGCTGTTCGGCTACCTCGGCGCGTTCATCTACGAGACCGACGCGCCGCTGGCCGAGCGCAGGGCGCACGCACTCGCGCTCGACTCCTCGCTGCTCGCCGAGCTGCTCGGCCAGGCGGAGCTGCGCGAGCTGCTCGACCCCGACTCGGTCGCCGAGGTCGAGCGCGAGCTGGCCAGGCTGATGCCCGACCGCGCCGCCCGCGACGCCGAGGACACCGCCGACCTGCTGCGCATGCTCGGCCCGCTCACCACCGACGAGGCCGTCGCCCGCGGCGTGCGACCGGCGTGGCTCGTCGACCTCGAGGGCCAGCGGCGGGTGGTCAGGGTCCGCGTCGCCGGCACCGAGCGATGGGCCGCGATCGAGGACGCCGGCCGGCTGCGCGACGCGCTCGGCACCCCGATGCCGCCGGGCGTGCCCGACGCCTTCCTCGAGCCGACCGTCGACCCGCTCGGCGACCTCGTCTCGCGCTACGCGCGCACCCACGGCCCGTTCCACGTCGCCGACGTCGCCACGCACTTCGGGCTCGGCCGGGCCGTGGTCACCGGCATCCTGCAGCGGCTGGCCGCAGAAGGACGGGTGGTCGAGGGCGAGTTCCGTCCCGGCGGCGCCGGCACGGAGTGGTGCGACACGGGCGTGCTGCGCCGGCTGCGCCGCCGGTCGCTCGCGGCGTTGCGGCAGGAGACCGAGCCGGTCGCCCAGTCGGCGCTGGCGTCGTTCCTGCCCGGCTGGCAGCACGTCGGCACCGGCGAGACACTGCGCGGCCTCGACGGCCTGGTCCGGGCTGTCGAGCAGCTGTCCGGCGCGCCGGTCCCCGCCTCGGCGCTGGAGTCGTTGCTGCTGCCCGCCCGGGTCGCCGACTACTCCCCCGCCATGCTCGACGAGCTGATGACGTCCGGCGAGGTCGTCTGGACCGGTTGTGGTGCGCTGTCCGGCGGCGACGGGTGGGTCAGCCTCGCCCTCGCCGACTCCGCGCACCTGGTCCTCCCGCCGCCCACCGACCACGAGCCCACCGACCTGCAGCAGGCCGTCCTCGACGCCCTCGCCGGCGGTGGCGCGCTGTTCTTCCGGCAGCTGTCCGACCGCATCGGCTCCCTCGACGACACCGACCTCGCCACCGCCCTGTGGGAGCTGGTGTGGGCCGGCCGGGTCACCGGCGACACCCTCGCGCCGTTGCGGACGATGCTCGACGGCGGCGGCGCGCACAAGGCCAGGCGGCAGGCGCCGCGCGGCCGTTACGCGAGCCGTCGCATGCGCGCGCCGCTGCCGAGCCGGGGCGGTCCGCCGTCCACCCGCGGCCGGTGGTCGACGACCGCGGAACGCGAGACCGACGCCACCCGGCGGGCACACGCCGTGGCCGAGGCGCTGCTCGACCGGCACGGCATCGTGACGCGCGGCGCGGTGGCTGCCGAGCGCGTCCCCGGCGGGTTCGCCGCCGTCTACCGCGTACTGCGCGCGTTCGAGGACACCGGCCGGTGCCGGCGCGGCTACTTCGTCGAGGGCCTGGGCGCCGCACAGTTCGCCACGCCGGGCGCCGTCGATCGGCTGCGGCTGGCCGGCGACCCACGAGGCGACGACGACCGCCGGCAGGTCGCACTCGCCCTGCCCGCCACCGACCCGGCCAACCCGTACGGCGCCGCGCTCCCCTGGCCCGACCGTCCTGGCGAGTCCGCGGCGGGACACCGCCCAGGACGCAAGGCCGGCGCCCTCGTCGTCACGCTGCGCGGCCGGCTCGTGCTCTACGTCGAGCGCGGTGGGCGCACCCTGCTGTCCTGGACCGACGACCCCGAGGTGCTGCAGCCGGCGGTCGACGCGCTCGCGCTCGCCGTCCGCGACGGGCACCTCGGCAAGCTGTCCGTCGAACGCGCCGACGGCGGCTCCGTCCGCGACTCCCCGCTCGCCGACGCACTGCGCACCGCCGGCTTCCACGCCACCCCCAAGGGCCTCAGGCTCCGGGCGTGA
- a CDS encoding ABC transporter permease subunit codes for MTDTVRPPRPFGVRTEIRRQLSRRRTPWTFLLVALLPIVAVLAFVLGTDEDDRASGFVGLATSSAANFAVFVQLVSASFLLVVVVALFCGDTVAGDASVGALRYLLAAPVPRSRLLTVKLLVGLLYSLAAVVLLTVVSLVAGTIAFGWQPMQTVTGDDVGAWAALLRVAAVAGYVCVTLLMTAGVAFWLSVSTDAPLGAVGGAVLVVILSGILDQITALGSLRSLLPTHYQNAFLGLLGTPVQTDDMVRGAISALAYATTFLAAAWWVFHRKDITS; via the coding sequence ATGACTGACACCGTGCGCCCGCCCCGCCCGTTCGGAGTGCGGACGGAGATCCGCAGGCAGCTCAGCCGCCGGCGCACGCCGTGGACGTTCCTGCTCGTCGCGCTGCTGCCGATCGTCGCGGTGCTCGCGTTCGTGCTCGGCACCGACGAGGACGACCGCGCGTCCGGCTTCGTCGGGCTGGCGACGTCGAGTGCGGCCAACTTCGCGGTCTTCGTGCAACTCGTCTCCGCGTCGTTCCTGCTCGTGGTCGTGGTGGCGCTGTTCTGCGGCGACACGGTCGCGGGCGACGCGAGCGTCGGCGCGCTGCGCTACCTGCTGGCCGCACCGGTGCCCAGGTCGCGACTGCTCACCGTCAAGCTGCTCGTCGGGCTGCTCTACTCGCTCGCGGCGGTCGTCCTGCTGACCGTGGTGTCGCTCGTCGCGGGGACGATCGCGTTCGGCTGGCAGCCGATGCAGACGGTGACCGGCGACGACGTCGGTGCCTGGGCGGCGCTGCTGCGGGTCGCGGCGGTCGCGGGCTACGTGTGCGTCACCCTGCTCATGACGGCGGGCGTCGCGTTCTGGCTGTCGGTGAGCACCGACGCGCCCCTCGGCGCGGTCGGCGGCGCCGTGCTGGTGGTGATCCTCTCGGGAATCCTCGACCAGATCACCGCGCTGGGGAGCCTGCGCAGCCTGCTGCCCACGCACTACCAGAACGCGTTCCTCGGCCTCCTCGGCACACCCGTCCAGACCGACGACATGGTGCGCGGCGCGATCTCCGCGCTGGCGTACGCGACGACGTTCCTGGCGGCGGCCTGGTGGGTCTTCCACCGCAAGGACATCACCTCCTGA
- a CDS encoding DUF541 domain-containing protein, translating to MAEVTTTGSGEVKHRADRATVSAYYRATGGDRTRAVDALTHVVEPVEAVLRREGLRIRSRELSVHDTWHKGRRSSAEAEQRYEVRVADLEILDEVVAELVAAEPAHLYGPRWELKDTAAATREAQALAVADARQRAEGYAIALGARLGKFLRLTEGGAQGPGPFMAMDGAVAYAGGAPERAVDIGALNLEPELISVQVTCSTVWELLD from the coding sequence ATGGCCGAGGTGACGACGACGGGTAGTGGCGAGGTCAAGCACCGCGCCGACCGCGCGACCGTGTCCGCGTACTACCGGGCGACCGGCGGCGATCGCACCCGCGCGGTCGACGCGCTGACGCACGTCGTCGAGCCGGTCGAGGCGGTGCTGCGGCGCGAGGGTCTGCGCATCCGGTCGCGCGAGCTGTCCGTGCACGACACATGGCACAAGGGACGCCGATCGAGTGCCGAGGCCGAGCAGCGGTACGAGGTCCGGGTCGCCGACCTGGAGATCCTCGACGAGGTCGTCGCTGAGCTCGTGGCGGCGGAGCCCGCCCACCTGTACGGCCCGCGCTGGGAGCTGAAGGACACCGCGGCCGCCACCCGCGAGGCCCAGGCACTCGCGGTGGCCGACGCACGCCAGCGCGCCGAGGGCTACGCGATCGCCCTCGGGGCGCGGCTCGGCAAGTTCCTCCGCCTGACCGAGGGCGGGGCGCAGGGTCCCGGACCGTTCATGGCGATGGACGGCGCGGTCGCGTACGCCGGCGGTGCACCCGAGCGCGCCGTCGACATCGGTGCGCTCAACCTCGAGCCCGAGCTGATCAGCGTCCAGGTGACCTGCAGCACCGTCTGGGAACTGCTCGACTAG
- a CDS encoding MFS transporter, whose protein sequence is METAPVERHGLVSLLRAHAGFRTLWTARVVSFTGDSLSLVALMLHVADTTGQAIAVAVLLLVGDFVPSLLGPVSGALSDRFDLRRIMLVCELVQCVVIALIALSLPPLPLLLVLVGVRAIAGQVFQPASRSAVPALVPDRHLGPANSALGLGTNGAEAAGPLIAAALFPLIGVRGVLLVDAATFLVSALVLTRLRRLPPTETERPSLLADARTGLRYVFATPVVRVVVIGFCLVVAFNGVDDVALVLLATETFDAGGSAVALLLAGVGVGLFVGYALLGRLGTGRSMAVLLVLGFAVNSLGNLLTGLAWAVAAAIALQTVRGLGIAAMDVASNTMLQRLVPSGMLGRVFGNLYGVVGVAAAASYVGGGLLLDATSAPLTLVIAGAGGTLVAAVTAVALLRRRGTRREG, encoded by the coding sequence GTGGAGACCGCACCGGTCGAGCGTCACGGCCTCGTCTCGCTCCTTCGCGCGCACGCGGGCTTCCGCACGCTCTGGACGGCCCGCGTGGTCTCGTTCACCGGGGACTCGCTGAGCCTCGTCGCGCTCATGCTCCACGTCGCCGACACGACCGGGCAGGCGATCGCGGTGGCGGTGCTGCTGCTCGTCGGTGACTTCGTCCCGTCACTGCTCGGACCCGTCAGCGGGGCGCTCAGTGACCGGTTCGACCTGCGCCGGATCATGCTCGTCTGCGAGCTCGTCCAGTGCGTGGTCATCGCGCTGATCGCCCTTTCCCTCCCGCCGCTACCGCTCCTGCTGGTGCTCGTCGGCGTGCGCGCGATCGCGGGCCAGGTCTTCCAGCCGGCGTCGCGCTCGGCCGTCCCCGCTCTGGTGCCGGACCGGCACCTCGGCCCGGCCAACTCCGCGCTCGGGCTCGGCACCAACGGCGCGGAGGCCGCGGGTCCGCTCATCGCCGCGGCGCTCTTCCCACTGATCGGCGTCCGTGGGGTCCTGCTCGTCGATGCCGCCACCTTCCTCGTCTCCGCACTCGTGCTCACCCGGCTGCGCCGGCTCCCGCCCACCGAGACGGAGCGACCCTCACTGCTCGCCGACGCGAGGACCGGGCTCCGCTACGTGTTCGCGACACCCGTCGTCCGGGTCGTCGTCATCGGCTTCTGTCTCGTGGTGGCGTTCAACGGTGTCGACGACGTCGCCCTCGTGCTGCTCGCCACGGAGACGTTCGACGCGGGCGGCTCAGCCGTGGCGCTGCTGCTCGCCGGCGTCGGCGTCGGGCTGTTCGTGGGGTACGCCCTGCTCGGCCGCCTGGGAACGGGGCGTTCGATGGCCGTCCTGCTGGTCCTCGGCTTCGCCGTGAACAGCCTCGGCAACCTGCTCACCGGACTCGCCTGGGCGGTCGCCGCGGCGATCGCGCTGCAGACCGTCCGCGGGCTCGGCATCGCCGCGATGGACGTCGCCAGCAACACGATGCTGCAGCGCCTCGTCCCCTCCGGCATGCTCGGCCGCGTCTTCGGCAACCTCTACGGAGTCGTCGGCGTCGCCGCGGCCGCCTCGTACGTCGGCGGCGGCCTGCTGCTCGACGCGACCTCCGCGCCGTTGACGCTCGTCATCGCCGGCGCGGGCGGCACCCTCGTCGCTGCCGTCACCGCCGTCGCCCTGCTGCGCCGACGTGGAACCAGGCGCGAGGGCTAG